One Arvicanthis niloticus isolate mArvNil1 chromosome X, mArvNil1.pat.X, whole genome shotgun sequence genomic window, CGGGCTCTGGCTCCGATTCTGATTCAGATTCGGGCCCCGGCTCCGGGTTCAGATCCATCTTTATTGTAAGGCTTCCTTGGTTGTCAGGGCTGAGCCTGGATGCAATGCGGCTGCTTCTGCGCTGTGTTTCACGGCTGCCTCTATCAGAACTGGACCCTGGGGTGTAGCTTTGAGGAGCAGGAACTCGTGGAGTGGCCCGAGGGCGTAAATTCCAGCGGATGTTCTGGGCTTCGGGGATGGCTTCACTGCAAACTTCGGGGCTGACCACAGATGTACTGCTATGACCACCAGATGTTACAACTCGTGAGCGGAGAACCCTGCCTTCGGGGGTCACACTGCCTTTGGGGTCAGGACCGCTGTGACAAAGTCCATCATCAGGAACTGGCAGAAGGGCCTGTTGACCGAGTTCCTGGCCAACAGGGGTGGAGTGGTCACGCCCATCACATCTGGCCTTGGGTGCGCGGCTGTGAGGACCAGAAACAGTCGGACCGGCTTGGCTCGGGGCCTCAGGAGTAGACACATAGCGTGGCACGGTGCTGCTCCTGAGGGTAGGCCCTAGGGATTCTAGGTTCCCCGCTGAAAATTCAAAATGGTGGCTGCTGCCAGGCTGAGAGCTCAGAGAAGATGGTGGCCGAGGCGTCCCCGGCAACTCTAGAGCTTCCGGAAGCTGAAGCCCACCTGCACATTCGGTAGTTGGGTTTTGGTTGGGCTGCTTCCTCTTTCTACTGCTCTTTGTTTGAGCCGGAGGCCTGTGGCCGCCGCCTTCGCGGCCTTCGTGGCCTTCACGGCCTTCGCTGCCTTTCCCGCCTTCTTGGGTTTGGCCtacctctctctggcttctcacCTTGGGCCTGAGACGTCCAAGTTCAATGTTTGGGCCACGGCTACCCTCAGGGTCGAAATGCTGATTCCTACGCACAGAAAACAGCCCCAGCTGTCCACCAGTCATGGAGATGGCCTCGGCTGCTGCCATCGTTTCAACTCTGAGGCCCCGAGGCGCCCGGCCGGCCGCTGAGGTGCCACTGTGGCCTGGGAGAACCGAAGCAGCAGCGGGAGCTTTACCTCGGGACCGGTCAGTGTCTCTACCTGCCTTCAGCACCTTCTCTGGGGGTGAGTTTGTGGCCATATCGGCCTAACGGTTTCTTACTGACTGGGAGAAACGGCTTCTCGGTGGCTTCTCAGTGGCTTCGCAAGGTGAAGTGGCTGCCTGAGACCCAGCGAGGATACTGGCTAGAGACCGGATACAGCGGATACagacaggggggggggggggggcgggctgACCGGATACCCACATTTTTATGTCACATGCTGTACTAGATACGAATGAAACAAATTCCTTGAGCAATATCAGAGTAGATTCCTATTAAAACACACGTAGAGATGGAAAATGTGTTTATTACAAACTAGAATGTCAACCTGAATCAGGTGAACAGTTGGTGAAGTCTCATTTGTACtcattctccttttcttccttccttcctccctcccttctttcctccctttctctctccctccttcttcatGACAGAATGGTAGTATAAGAGTTAGGAGCGTTGAATTGCCCTGACACAGGACCACATAAATTTCCCTAAGTCCAGGGTAAAATGATACAGTTTTGTTAGTTTAAAAAGTGATACTGGAACTCCAAAATTAAAGCTTCTTATCTTACTAAAGTGTTTTCGTGCCttataatattttgttataatagTGCCATGTAAATTACAGCATAATTCTAATTGTAATCAGCATTCTAATTGTAAATTACAACACAAtcctagaaaacaaaaaatagtatTTTGGTGTCATAGCTTTATAAATATGGTAAATAGAAATATGATTTTGGTAGCTTGATTTCAAGATTATTGTGACTCACATTTTAACAAATATACTTTCTGTATCATTTAATGTACACATTCAGaaactttattttcaattaaaaacatcatgttatgtttgaaaatatatataaatttgatattttaGCATTTCGGGGCCAGTGGTAGAAG contains:
- the LOC117695163 gene encoding EZH inhibitory protein-like, whose product is MATNSPPEKVLKAGRDTDRSRGKAPAAASVLPGHSGTSAAGRAPRGLRVETMAAAEAISMTGGQLGLFSVRRNQHFDPEGSRGPNIELGRLRPKVRSQREVGQTQEGGKGSEGREGHEGREGGGHRPPAQTKSSRKRKQPNQNPTTECAGGLQLPEALELPGTPRPPSSLSSQPGSSHHFEFSAGNLESLGPTLRSSTVPRYVSTPEAPSQAGPTVSGPHSRAPKARCDGRDHSTPVGQELGQQALLPVPDDGLCHSGPDPKGSVTPEGRVLRSRVVTSGGHSSTSVVSPEVCSEAIPEAQNIRWNLRPRATPRVPAPQSYTPGSSSDRGSRETQRRSSRIASRLSPDNQGSLTIKMDLNPEPGPESESESEPEPESESEPQPESELELELESEPESESEPESQPESELEGEEEPEPGPSSRPQASLSTFRHAVPRRSLLATRGSPPRRPVRMRASSPSPPGRHYPFPGQYNEGASSSSSSSNEDVSHVSDPPSLPNKSPERGSSSSLDDLSSDSGPSPGALWRALIPDLDNLDSSSSGESEEEIEIAPHPPA